The following are encoded together in the Nocardioides thalensis genome:
- the corA gene encoding magnesium/cobalt transporter CorA yields the protein MPVSVVAYREHVIVDSAVYRHGKRVPVDCHSHDYAALRAAADMEHHAFVWVGLYEPSHLELADIAAAFNLHDLAVEDAVVAHQRPKLELYDESIFMVLKTLWYVDEDDAVETGEINLFVGKDFVITVRHGRGSQLKDARRALEQQQAVLDHGPSAVVYAVCDTVVDGYLAVVEELQTDVDEVETSVFSDRRTNDSTRIYTLKREIAEVRRAVLPLREPIRRFTAGTVPGIEEASGPFFRDVGDHLAQAAETVDTLDSLLSSAFEAHLARISVQQNDDMRKISAGAALVVVPTLIAGIYGMNFDHMPELKWLLGYPFALLLMVGSSAGLLWFFKRSGWL from the coding sequence ATGCCGGTGAGCGTAGTGGCCTACCGTGAGCACGTGATCGTCGACAGCGCCGTCTACCGGCACGGCAAGCGCGTGCCCGTCGACTGCCACTCCCACGACTACGCCGCGCTCCGGGCCGCCGCCGACATGGAGCACCACGCGTTCGTGTGGGTGGGCCTCTACGAGCCGAGCCACCTCGAGCTGGCCGACATCGCCGCGGCCTTCAACCTGCACGACCTCGCGGTCGAGGACGCGGTGGTCGCCCACCAGCGGCCCAAGCTCGAGCTCTACGACGAGAGCATCTTCATGGTGCTCAAGACGCTCTGGTACGTCGACGAGGACGACGCCGTCGAGACGGGTGAGATCAACCTGTTCGTCGGCAAGGACTTCGTGATCACCGTGCGCCACGGCCGCGGGTCGCAGCTCAAGGACGCCCGCCGGGCGCTGGAGCAGCAGCAGGCCGTGCTCGACCACGGGCCCTCCGCGGTCGTCTACGCCGTGTGCGACACCGTCGTCGACGGCTACCTCGCGGTCGTCGAGGAGCTCCAGACCGACGTCGACGAGGTCGAGACCTCGGTGTTCTCCGACCGCCGCACCAACGACTCCACCCGGATCTACACGCTCAAGCGCGAGATCGCGGAGGTACGGCGCGCGGTGCTGCCGCTGCGGGAGCCGATCCGGCGCTTCACCGCGGGCACGGTGCCCGGGATCGAGGAGGCGTCCGGCCCGTTCTTCCGCGACGTCGGCGACCACCTGGCGCAGGCGGCGGAGACCGTCGACACCCTCGACAGCCTGCTGTCGAGCGCGTTCGAGGCCCACCTCGCGCGGATCTCGGTGCAGCAGAACGACGACATGCGCAAGATCTCCGCCGGAGCCGCCCTGGTCGTGGTGCCGACGCTGATCGCCGGGATCTACGGCATGAACTTCGACCACATGCCCGAGCTCAAGTGGCTGTTGGGCTACCCGTTCGCGCTGCTGCTGATGGTCGGCAGCTCCGCGGGCCTGCTCTGGTTCTTCAAGCGGTCGGGCTGGCTCTAG
- a CDS encoding PAC2 family protein — translation MMEIEEVPELVNPVVIAAFEGWNDAAESASAVVDHLMEVWNGRVVAAIDPEDYYDFQVNRPSVGLDDNGFRKLTWPSTHVAVASPPDLDRDVILIRGIEPNMRWRAFTAELLAAVDDLGGQLVITMGALLADAPHTRPIPVTGTATEPDLIDRLDLEQSTYEGPTGIVGVVQDACVKLDIPAVSYWAAVPHYVAQPPCPKATIALLGQLEDLLEVSIPLGDLPDEARAWERGVDELAEEDEDVAEYVRSLEEARDTTDLPEASGEAIAREFERYLKRRGQDD, via the coding sequence GTGATGGAGATCGAGGAGGTTCCGGAGCTCGTCAACCCCGTGGTCATCGCGGCGTTCGAGGGCTGGAACGATGCCGCCGAGTCGGCGTCGGCCGTGGTCGACCACCTGATGGAGGTCTGGAACGGCAGGGTCGTCGCGGCGATCGACCCCGAGGACTACTACGACTTCCAGGTCAACCGGCCCAGCGTCGGCCTCGACGACAACGGCTTCCGCAAGCTGACCTGGCCGAGCACCCACGTCGCCGTCGCCTCTCCCCCGGACCTCGACCGCGACGTCATCCTGATCCGCGGCATCGAGCCCAACATGCGTTGGCGCGCGTTCACCGCGGAGCTGCTGGCCGCGGTCGACGACCTCGGCGGCCAGCTCGTGATCACGATGGGCGCCCTGCTCGCCGACGCGCCGCACACCCGGCCGATCCCGGTCACGGGTACGGCGACCGAGCCCGACCTGATCGACCGCCTCGACCTGGAGCAGTCCACCTACGAGGGGCCGACCGGCATCGTGGGCGTCGTCCAGGACGCCTGCGTCAAGCTGGACATCCCGGCCGTCTCCTACTGGGCGGCGGTGCCGCACTACGTGGCCCAGCCGCCGTGCCCCAAGGCGACGATCGCGCTGCTCGGGCAGCTCGAGGACCTGCTCGAGGTCAGCATCCCCCTCGGCGACCTGCCCGACGAGGCGCGCGCCTGGGAGCGCGGCGTCGACGAGCTCGCCGAGGAGGACGAGGACGTCGCGGAGTACGTCCGCTCCCTCGAGGAGGCCCGGGACACCACCGACCTGCCGGAGGCGTCCGGCGAGGCGATCGCCCGGGAGTTCGAGCGCTACCTCAAGCGCCGCGGCCAGGACGACTGA
- a CDS encoding DUF3090 domain-containing protein yields MAIVHGFDSPDRFVAGTVGEPGARTFFLQARDGGRVTSVALEKQQVEALAERVDELLDEVMTQAETRDVVPAVAPLGMVDDGPLDAPIEEEFRAGTMTLSWDPDEERVVIEVFPVGEELVGMTEPEAELEDAPEPSEVFVVRIEAARARAFVQRANKIVGAGRPSCPFCGQPVDPDGHLCVRANGFRRRDPA; encoded by the coding sequence ATGGCGATCGTCCACGGCTTCGACTCACCCGACCGCTTCGTCGCGGGCACGGTGGGCGAGCCCGGCGCGCGCACGTTCTTCCTCCAGGCCCGCGACGGCGGCCGGGTCACGTCCGTCGCGCTGGAGAAGCAGCAGGTCGAGGCGCTGGCGGAGCGCGTCGACGAGCTGCTCGACGAGGTGATGACCCAGGCCGAGACCCGCGACGTCGTGCCCGCGGTCGCCCCGCTCGGCATGGTCGACGACGGCCCGCTGGACGCGCCGATCGAGGAGGAGTTCCGCGCCGGCACCATGACGCTCTCCTGGGATCCCGACGAGGAGCGCGTCGTGATCGAGGTGTTCCCGGTCGGCGAGGAGCTGGTCGGGATGACCGAGCCGGAGGCCGAGCTCGAGGACGCCCCGGAGCCCTCCGAGGTGTTCGTGGTGCGCATCGAGGCGGCCCGTGCCCGGGCCTTCGTCCAGCGCGCCAACAAGATCGTCGGCGCCGGCCGGCCCAGCTGCCCGTTCTGCGGGCAGCCCGTCGACCCCGACGGCCACCTGTGCGTCCGCGCCAACGGCTTCCGTCGCCGCGACCCGGCCTGA
- a CDS encoding M20/M25/M40 family metallo-hydrolase has translation MEVVDICRELIRIDTSNYGADGGPGERKAAEYVAGLLDEVGIESTIHESEPGRASVVARWGGGSDRTDGLLLHGHLDVVPAAAEDWQVHPFSGEVQDGYVWGRGAVDMKDFDAMLLQVVRDRQRSGRVPDRPVVLCFTADEEAGGHLGAEVLIRDHPEVFEGCTEAVGEVGGFSTTVRGRRLYLVQAAERGMAWTRLTARGRAGHGSMVNHDNAVTRLAAAVTRIGSHEWPVRLTPTMRTLLAAVADLAGTEATPDNAVSLIEEFGDAARMIGAVLRNSINPTMLDAGYKVNVVPSEATAYVDGRFLPGYEDEFFATLAELCGDDVTVDYVSNQPPWEVPYEGALVDAMQQSILAEDPEAVVAPYLMSGGTDAKHFLKLGMRTYGFAPLRLPDDLDFTALFHGVDERVPVDALEFGVRVMDRFLDQV, from the coding sequence ATGGAGGTCGTCGACATCTGCCGCGAGCTGATCCGGATCGACACGTCCAACTACGGCGCCGACGGCGGGCCGGGGGAGCGGAAGGCGGCGGAGTACGTCGCCGGGCTGCTGGACGAGGTCGGTATCGAGTCGACCATCCACGAGAGCGAGCCCGGCCGCGCGAGCGTGGTCGCCCGGTGGGGCGGCGGGAGCGACCGCACCGACGGGCTGCTGCTGCACGGCCACCTCGACGTGGTGCCCGCTGCCGCCGAGGACTGGCAGGTGCACCCCTTCTCGGGCGAGGTCCAGGACGGCTACGTCTGGGGCCGGGGAGCGGTCGACATGAAGGACTTCGACGCGATGCTGCTGCAGGTCGTGCGCGACCGGCAGCGCAGTGGCCGGGTGCCCGACCGGCCGGTCGTGCTCTGCTTCACCGCCGACGAGGAGGCCGGTGGGCACCTCGGGGCCGAGGTGCTGATCCGCGACCACCCGGAGGTCTTCGAGGGCTGCACCGAGGCGGTCGGCGAGGTCGGCGGGTTCAGCACCACCGTGCGCGGCCGGCGCCTCTACCTGGTGCAGGCCGCCGAGCGGGGCATGGCCTGGACTCGGCTCACGGCGCGCGGGCGCGCGGGGCACGGGTCGATGGTCAACCACGACAACGCCGTCACCCGGCTCGCCGCCGCGGTGACCCGGATCGGCAGCCACGAGTGGCCGGTCCGCCTCACGCCGACGATGCGCACGCTGCTGGCGGCCGTCGCCGACCTGGCGGGCACCGAGGCGACACCCGACAACGCGGTCTCCCTCATCGAGGAGTTCGGCGACGCGGCGCGGATGATCGGCGCCGTCCTGCGCAACTCGATCAACCCGACCATGCTCGACGCCGGCTACAAGGTCAACGTGGTCCCCAGCGAGGCGACGGCGTACGTCGACGGCCGCTTCCTGCCCGGCTACGAGGACGAGTTCTTCGCGACCCTCGCCGAGCTCTGCGGCGACGACGTCACCGTCGACTACGTGAGCAACCAGCCGCCGTGGGAGGTGCCCTACGAGGGTGCGCTGGTCGACGCGATGCAGCAGAGCATCCTCGCCGAGGACCCGGAGGCCGTCGTGGCGCCGTACCTCATGAGCGGTGGCACCGACGCCAAGCACTTCCTCAAGCTCGGCATGCGCACCTACGGCTTCGCGCCGCTCCGACTGCCCGACGACCTCGACTTCACCGCGCTGTTCCACGGCGTCGACGAGCGGGTCCCGGTCGACGCGCTGGAGTTCGGCGTGCGGGTGATGGACCGGTTCCTCGACCAGGTCTAG
- a CDS encoding DUF5703 family protein, whose product MTAVQLRRRGLVEWEFERVTFDRVLSRNAVTRLLTERAEHGGWELDRLQIGADGKRRVVLRRKIIRAVRTA is encoded by the coding sequence GTGACCGCCGTCCAGCTCCGCCGCCGCGGACTCGTGGAGTGGGAGTTCGAACGGGTCACCTTCGACCGCGTGCTGTCGCGCAACGCCGTCACCCGGTTGCTCACCGAGCGCGCCGAGCACGGCGGCTGGGAGCTCGACCGGCTCCAGATCGGCGCCGACGGCAAGCGCCGCGTGGTGCTGCGCCGCAAGATCATCCGCGCGGTGCGGACCGCCTAG
- a CDS encoding histidine phosphatase family protein, with amino-acid sequence MATVILLRHGRTTANASGILAGRLQGVRLDDTGVAQAQRAAERIATAPVAALVTSPQERCRQTARAVAKAMGGLATSTERGLAECDYGDWQGRPIKELAKEKLWQTVQRHPSAAAFPGGESMVAMQHRAVTAVRRRDAAVEAEHGAGAVWVAVSHGDIIKSVLADALGMHLDLFQRLSVDPASVSVIQYTAERPYVLATNTHAGDLSWLRRPEAKRRARRGATIGGGAGAGSAP; translated from the coding sequence ATGGCCACCGTGATCCTGCTGCGACACGGTCGCACCACCGCCAACGCGTCGGGCATCCTCGCCGGCCGGCTCCAGGGCGTGCGGCTCGACGACACCGGCGTCGCGCAGGCGCAGCGGGCGGCCGAGCGGATCGCGACGGCGCCGGTCGCCGCTCTCGTCACCAGCCCCCAGGAGCGCTGCCGCCAGACCGCCCGCGCGGTCGCCAAGGCAATGGGCGGCCTGGCGACGTCGACCGAGCGCGGCCTCGCCGAGTGCGACTATGGCGACTGGCAGGGCCGGCCGATCAAGGAGCTCGCCAAGGAGAAGCTCTGGCAGACCGTGCAGCGCCACCCGTCGGCCGCCGCGTTCCCCGGTGGCGAGTCGATGGTCGCCATGCAGCACCGCGCGGTCACCGCCGTACGGCGCCGCGACGCCGCCGTCGAGGCCGAGCACGGTGCCGGAGCGGTCTGGGTGGCGGTGAGCCACGGCGACATCATCAAGTCCGTGCTCGCCGACGCGCTCGGGATGCACCTCGACCTCTTCCAGCGGCTCAGCGTCGACCCGGCGTCGGTGTCGGTGATCCAGTACACCGCCGAGCGCCCCTACGTGCTCGCGACCAACACCCACGCCGGCGACCTGTCCTGGCTGCGTCGCCCGGAGGCCAAGCGGCGGGCGCGGCGGGGCGCGACCATCGGCGGCGGGGCGGGCGCTGGCTCCGCCCCCTAA
- a CDS encoding aldo/keto reductase: MQERNLGRTGLRVSRTGLGTMTWGTATDEHEARDQLIAFVEAGGNLVDTANVYGAGASEELLGSLVGDVVPREELVIATKAGFGLRRGQRVYDTSRGYLLSTLDLSLRRLGVDHVDLWQMHVWDDGTPLDETLAALDTAVSSGRAAYVGISNYTGWQTAQAATWQQAVPGRAQLASTQMEYSLVNRAIEAEVLPAAAACGLGVLPYSPLGKGVLTGKYRGGIPSDSRGASEHAGKIEAYLDEGSRGIVESVVRAADGLGWTPLEVALVWVRDRPGVTAPIVGSRTTVQLKAALGAEDKELPPEIRAALDDVSESAA, encoded by the coding sequence ATGCAGGAGCGCAACCTCGGTCGCACGGGTCTTCGCGTGTCGAGGACGGGCCTCGGCACCATGACCTGGGGCACCGCCACCGACGAGCACGAGGCGCGCGACCAGCTGATCGCGTTCGTCGAGGCCGGTGGCAACCTGGTCGACACCGCCAACGTGTACGGCGCCGGCGCCTCCGAGGAGCTGCTCGGCAGCCTGGTCGGCGACGTCGTGCCGCGCGAGGAGCTGGTCATCGCCACCAAGGCTGGCTTCGGGCTCCGGCGCGGGCAGCGGGTCTACGACACCTCCCGCGGCTACCTGCTCTCGACCCTCGACCTCTCCCTCCGCCGGCTGGGCGTCGACCACGTCGACCTGTGGCAGATGCACGTCTGGGACGACGGCACGCCCCTCGACGAGACCCTGGCCGCGCTCGACACCGCGGTCAGCAGCGGGCGGGCGGCGTACGTCGGCATCTCGAACTACACCGGCTGGCAGACCGCGCAGGCCGCCACCTGGCAGCAGGCGGTGCCGGGCCGGGCGCAGCTCGCCAGCACCCAGATGGAGTACTCGCTGGTCAACCGCGCGATCGAGGCCGAGGTGCTGCCCGCCGCCGCGGCCTGTGGGCTCGGGGTCCTGCCGTACTCCCCGCTCGGCAAGGGCGTGCTGACCGGCAAGTACCGCGGCGGCATCCCGTCCGACTCCCGCGGCGCCTCCGAGCACGCCGGCAAGATCGAGGCCTACCTCGACGAGGGCAGCCGCGGCATCGTCGAGTCGGTCGTCCGGGCCGCCGACGGGCTCGGCTGGACGCCGCTCGAGGTCGCCCTGGTGTGGGTGCGCGACCGCCCGGGCGTCACCGCCCCGATCGTCGGGTCCCGGACCACCGTCCAGCTCAAGGCCGCGCTCGGCGCCGAGGACAAGGAGCTGCCGCCCGAGATCCGCGCCGCGCTCGACGACGTGTCGGAGTCCGCGGCGTGA
- a CDS encoding undecaprenyl-diphosphate phosphatase: protein MTDYLQALFLGVLQGLTEFLPISSSAHLRIFPELFGWGDPGAAFTAVIQIGTELAVLIYFRKDIWNIGWTWLRSLVKPEYRGHVDARMGWFIIVGSLPIVILGVLLKDIIERDFRNLWIIGTTLVVLGVVLGIADRIGGQEKRIKQMSLRDAALLGGAQALALIPGVSRSGATISMGRFLGYEREAATRFAFLLAIPAVVGAGLFELQEIGDVGVAHAGEASYGWGPTILATIVSFVVGYAAIAWLLRYVSTRSYTPFVLYRVALGGSVLVLLAAGVLSA, encoded by the coding sequence GTGACCGACTACCTGCAGGCCCTGTTCCTCGGCGTCTTGCAAGGCCTGACGGAGTTCCTCCCGATCTCCAGCAGCGCGCACCTGCGGATCTTCCCCGAGCTGTTCGGCTGGGGCGACCCGGGCGCCGCGTTCACCGCGGTCATCCAGATCGGCACCGAGCTCGCCGTGCTCATCTACTTCCGCAAGGACATCTGGAACATCGGCTGGACCTGGCTGCGCTCGCTGGTCAAGCCGGAGTACCGCGGCCACGTCGACGCGCGGATGGGCTGGTTCATCATCGTCGGCTCGCTGCCGATCGTGATCCTCGGCGTGCTCCTCAAGGACATCATCGAGCGCGACTTCCGCAACCTCTGGATCATCGGCACCACGCTCGTCGTGCTGGGCGTCGTCCTCGGCATCGCCGACCGGATCGGCGGCCAGGAGAAGCGGATCAAGCAGATGTCGCTGCGCGACGCCGCCCTGCTCGGCGGGGCCCAGGCGCTCGCCCTGATCCCGGGAGTCTCCCGCTCCGGCGCGACGATCTCCATGGGTCGCTTCCTGGGCTACGAGCGCGAGGCGGCCACCCGCTTCGCGTTCCTGCTCGCCATCCCCGCCGTGGTCGGCGCGGGCCTGTTCGAGCTCCAGGAGATCGGCGACGTCGGCGTCGCGCACGCCGGCGAGGCGAGCTACGGATGGGGGCCGACGATCCTGGCGACGATCGTGTCGTTCGTCGTCGGGTACGCCGCGATCGCGTGGCTGCTGCGCTACGTCAGCACCAGGTCCTACACGCCCTTCGTGCTCTACCGCGTGGCGCTCGGCGGCTCGGTGCTGGTGCTGCTCGCCGCCGGCGTGCTCTCGGCGTGA
- the mshC gene encoding cysteine--1-D-myo-inosityl 2-amino-2-deoxy-alpha-D-glucopyranoside ligase has translation MRSWNAPEVPSLPVAGPSVRIHDTATGGLVDTPGDGTAGLYVCGITPYDATHLGHANTYVAFDLLNRAWRNAGLPVRYVQNVTDVDDPLLERAAKVHVDWAALAERETELFRRDMQALRVLPPDEFVGAVESIPLVVELIGRLQAAGAVYRVEDDLYFSVAADPAFGDESGYDRETMLSLFGERGGDPDREGKKDPLDPLVWRGAREGEPSWESPFGAGRPGWHIECAAIARTHLGDAFAVQGGGSDLVFPHHEMCAGHAQVASGGEPFARAYSHAGMVGYDGEKMSKSKGNLVFVSALRNSDVDPMAIRLALLRHHYRADWEWADAELWQAVDDLDRWRRAFAVGAGAPAAPVVTEVLAAIADDLDAPRATAAIDAWVGATLGTDGLADTTDADAAATLLPVLDAALGLAL, from the coding sequence ATGCGCTCGTGGAACGCCCCGGAGGTCCCCTCCCTGCCCGTGGCCGGACCCTCCGTGCGGATCCACGACACGGCGACCGGGGGTCTCGTCGACACGCCCGGCGACGGCACGGCAGGGCTCTACGTCTGCGGCATCACGCCGTACGACGCGACCCACCTGGGTCACGCCAACACCTACGTGGCGTTCGACCTGCTCAACCGCGCCTGGCGCAACGCCGGGCTGCCGGTCCGCTACGTGCAGAACGTCACCGACGTCGACGACCCGCTCCTTGAGCGCGCCGCGAAGGTGCACGTCGACTGGGCGGCGCTCGCCGAGCGCGAGACCGAGCTGTTCCGGCGGGACATGCAGGCGCTCCGCGTGCTCCCGCCCGACGAGTTCGTGGGCGCCGTCGAGTCCATCCCGCTCGTGGTCGAGCTGATCGGGCGGCTCCAGGCCGCCGGGGCCGTCTACCGGGTCGAGGACGACCTCTACTTCTCCGTGGCCGCCGACCCCGCCTTCGGCGACGAGTCCGGCTACGACCGGGAGACGATGCTGAGCCTCTTCGGCGAGCGCGGCGGCGATCCCGACCGCGAGGGCAAGAAGGACCCGCTCGACCCGCTGGTCTGGCGCGGCGCCCGCGAGGGCGAGCCCTCCTGGGAAAGCCCGTTCGGTGCCGGCCGGCCCGGCTGGCACATCGAGTGCGCCGCCATCGCCCGCACCCACCTCGGCGACGCGTTCGCGGTCCAGGGCGGCGGCAGCGACCTGGTCTTCCCGCACCACGAGATGTGTGCCGGCCACGCGCAGGTTGCGTCCGGCGGCGAGCCGTTCGCCCGCGCCTACTCCCACGCCGGGATGGTCGGCTACGACGGCGAGAAGATGTCGAAGTCCAAGGGCAACCTGGTCTTCGTCTCCGCCCTGCGCAACAGCGACGTCGACCCGATGGCGATCCGCCTCGCGCTCCTGCGCCACCACTACCGCGCCGACTGGGAGTGGGCCGACGCCGAGCTCTGGCAGGCGGTCGACGACCTCGACCGCTGGCGGCGTGCCTTCGCCGTCGGGGCCGGGGCCCCGGCCGCGCCGGTGGTGACCGAGGTGCTCGCGGCGATCGCCGACGACCTCGACGCGCCCCGCGCGACCGCCGCGATCGACGCCTGGGTCGGCGCCACGCTGGGCACCGACGGCCTGGCCGACACCACCGACGCCGACGCGGCCGCGACCCTGCTGCCCGTCCTCGACGCCGCGCTGGGCCTGGCCCTGTAG
- a CDS encoding SCO1664 family protein: protein MDGLQLRGRIMPASNATFLADLDGREVVYKPVAGERPLWDFPDGTLADREVASYLVAEATGWGLVPRTWLGDGPHGPGMLQEWQVVDETQEAVTLVPTGAEPDGFLAVFEGLDEYDRDVTLVHEDGTALRRLAVLDVLINNADRKGGHVLAMADGRRLGVDHGVTLHHEPKLRTVLWGWAGLPLTDEERLVVDRVLAAVRGDLGTALAAHLTDLELHALERRAERLLAHGVLPHPSGGWPSIPWPPF from the coding sequence ATGGACGGACTCCAGCTGCGCGGGAGGATCATGCCCGCCTCCAACGCGACGTTCCTCGCCGACCTCGACGGCCGCGAGGTCGTCTACAAGCCGGTCGCGGGAGAGCGGCCGCTCTGGGACTTCCCCGACGGCACCCTCGCCGATCGCGAGGTCGCGTCCTACCTGGTCGCCGAGGCGACCGGCTGGGGGCTGGTCCCGCGCACCTGGCTCGGCGACGGGCCGCACGGACCCGGCATGCTCCAGGAGTGGCAGGTGGTCGACGAGACCCAGGAGGCGGTGACGCTGGTGCCCACCGGCGCGGAGCCCGACGGGTTCCTGGCGGTGTTCGAGGGCCTCGACGAGTACGACCGTGACGTCACCCTGGTCCACGAGGACGGTACGGCGCTGCGCCGGCTCGCCGTGCTCGACGTGCTCATCAACAACGCCGACCGCAAGGGCGGCCACGTGCTCGCGATGGCCGACGGTCGCCGGCTCGGCGTCGACCACGGCGTGACGCTGCACCACGAGCCGAAGCTCCGCACCGTCCTGTGGGGCTGGGCGGGCCTGCCGCTGACCGACGAGGAGCGCCTCGTCGTCGACCGCGTGCTCGCCGCGGTGCGGGGCGACCTGGGCACCGCGCTCGCGGCGCACCTCACGGACCTGGAGCTGCACGCCCTGGAGCGGCGGGCCGAGCGGCTGCTGGCCCACGGGGTGCTCCCGCACCCGAGCGGCGGGTGGCCGTCCATCCCGTGGCCGCCGTTCTGA